A stretch of DNA from Bacillus alveayuensis:
TATAGCAACAGATGCTGAATTGGAAATGCAAAAAACGGGAATTCGATTTTATTGTCCTTGCCATGGAGGACAATATGATGAATATGGGATCAATGTAGGAGGGCCACCGCCAAGACCGTTAGATACATTCGATGTTTATATTCAGGATGGGAATGTTTATATCGCTGTACTGAGTCCGAGAAAAAGAGAAAATAAAAAGGTTAAAGACTTGTGATTAATGGGAATATTGATGTAATAAAAATGAAAACAAGTAGTAATTTTCCTATTTTTATCATAATTACGTAAATGTAAATTTAGAAAAAACAGCAGGTTACCCTACTAAACCTCCTGTTTTTTTCAGAGCGCAAGACATGGGTGTAATCTATAGGAGGAAAGTCCCGATTGAGGAGAAAGATGTAGCAGTTAGATTAATGAAATGGAGTGAAAATGTTAAGATAAATTTCTCATCTTCTTCGTCAATTGACAAATAGCCAATCTTTGAATTAATTTTTGATAACTGCTATTCATAGCCACGTTCCAGAGAAATCTATCATTTAGAAAAAAACAGGTGGTGTGCTGGCTGGAGTTTTGTATAGCGGTAACCTCTTTTTCTCAATCGTTTTAGGAATGGCCTTTGGCTTTTTAGCGGGTTTTTTGACCGGGCTGCCAATTAGTGTCATGGCCATCCTAGATGGTGTTTTTGTCAGGATTAATGGGCGGAATGATGGGAGCGATGTTAGGAGAGATGATTTTACCAGAATACCAAACGCCAATGATCCATATCATGTTCGTCATATTTGTTGGGATGGTTTGTATTGTTTTGTACATACTTCAACAAGAAACCGGTTTTAACCGTTCATCTTTTATTAGGGGTAGTACCAGCGAAGCTGTCACCACCCCTATTAACAAAATATTCCACAATCCGCTATTACTAGTAATCGTCTTTCTGCTGTTTTTCTACACCTATTACCACGTATATAATGAACTCACTCGATATAACAACGTTCCAATAAAAAATTTACCTATGAGCCCACTCTATGACCAATAATAATCGGTCTGGCTCACCGTTAAACTTTAAGATAAAGACGGAAAAAGTGGTCATGAAAGAGCCGAAAATGCTTACTTCCCTGAAAATTTCAAACTTACTATAGGATAACTCGAAACCTTAATTCTAAAAAACGGTGAAGTTGAACATAATATTCAATTCGAAAAAATGATAGCCTCTCTTTTACAACAGAGTCATCGTGGGAATCATTCAAAAAATCAAACCGTTCAAGTTCATTCTTTTCCGAGAAAAACAGCTGAAATGAAGTTCATACCTATCAAATGTAGTGTTTTTCGATTTTATTGTACTATTGCTGAACATAAAGAATCTGGTATGGTTGGATTCGTTGAAATATCTTAACAAAGTGAAGTGGCTGCCGAGATAATGCTCGGCTTTTTTTATTGTTTAGCATAGTCATGAAACTTTTTTGTATGAAAATATAATAAAAAGAAAATCATACATTAAGAAAAATAACAGTTGTTTTTTATACCTATTACCCGTATAATGTAATAAAAAGCAACTATTATAATAAATGAGGTGTTACGAGTGAATCACTGTGAAGATAACAATGTCATTTCAAAAATGGTTCCGCGAACCGAACAAGAGATTGAAAACATCATTAAGCGTTTAAAGCGTATTGAAGGGCAAGTACGTGGAGTACAAAAAATGGTCGAGGACAATCGGTACTGTATTGATATTTTAGTGCAAATTTCCGCGATTCAAGCTGCGTTAAAAAAAGTCGGATTGAACTTGCTGGAACGTCATGCTAATCATTGTATGTTGAAGGCGATTCGAGAAAATAGTGGCGAAGATTCGATTCGTGAGCTTATGGAGGTTATTAAACAATTTTCAAAGTAAAGGAGGGAATGATAGATGAGCGAACAAAAGCATGTGACATTGAAAGTGTCTGGAATGACGTGTGCCGCTTGTTCTAATCGTATTGAGAAAGTGTTGAATAAAATGGATGGGGTAGAAGCGAATGTCAATTTGGCGATGGAAAAAGCAACGATTCAATATGATCCATCGAAACAAAGCATAGCAGATTTCCAAAAGCAAATTGAGAATTTAGGATATGGCGTTATAACGGAAAAGGTGAAGCTAAATATTGATGGTATGACATGTGCGGCGTGTGCGACACGAATTGAAAAAGGGTTAAATCATATGGAAGGTGTGACAAGTGCTACAGTCAACTTGGCGACAAACAGTGCGGTTGTAGAATACAATGAAGGCATCACATCTATA
This window harbors:
- a CDS encoding hypothetical protein (product_source=Hypo-rule applied; cath_funfam=1.20.1250.20; superfamily=103473; transmembrane_helix_parts=Outside_1_24,TMhelix_25_44,Inside_45_70,TMhelix_71_93,Outside_94_115): MSGLMGGMMGAMLGEMILPEYQTPMIHIMFVIFVGMVCIVLYILQQETGFNRSSFIRGSTSEAVTTPINKIFHNPLLLVIVFLLFFYTYYHVYNELTRYNNVPIKNLPMSPLYDQ
- a CDS encoding DNA-binding FrmR family transcriptional regulator (product_source=COG1937; cath_funfam=3.90.20.10; cog=COG1937; pfam=PF02583; superfamily=58064), producing the protein MNHCEDNNVISKMVPRTEQEIENIIKRLKRIEGQVRGVQKMVEDNRYCIDILVQISAIQAALKKVGLNLLERHANHCMLKAIRENSGEDSIRELMEVIKQFSK